A window of the Archocentrus centrarchus isolate MPI-CPG fArcCen1 chromosome 9, fArcCen1, whole genome shotgun sequence genome harbors these coding sequences:
- the adgra2 gene encoding adhesion G protein-coupled receptor A2, protein MTGGGGAAEVRSSRRTMFAPGVGISLLPGRLVLMLLLLSASEPMLSQACPGLLASTSGCSCTEERSKLHTVQTGGTRVSCSKGELTELPDASLLPNRTVTLILSHNKIRVLRNGSFFGLYALDKLDLKHNLISTIMPGAFQGLSELRKLDLSNNRIGCLTADMFQGLNGLTKLNLSDNIISTMNPGVFEELPSLKLVNFNSDYLTCDCGLRWVPSFFRSSSARLGDDTLCAYPRSLRGKPLRGLRESQLSCDGPLELHTMSLLPSQRQVVFKGDRLPFHCTAALVDKMTTLHWHHNGQPVNSDPEMGVQLENSAVHDCTFITSELILYNVHVEASGEWECVVSTGRGNTSLTVEIVVLENSASFCPEDKVVNNRGEFRWPRTLAGITSHQYCLQLRYPSLSVEEGMAQKKASRYCDRTGKWQDGDYSNCHYTNDITRVLHTFILRPINVSNVVTVAYQVRTYTMEAASFTDSVDVLYMAQIMEKFMEYVIQMQELLEVMIEMGSNLMQVDDQILALAQREKRACSSIVYSLETLAWSQLHSNAQDFSMVSKNIVMEAYLIRPAHFTGITCTAYQRHEVSAGNLGMEMSESVHEQQLHFHCSTGAHNTSLNNFSLKNSVALASVTLLRASLFASDAAADCKLQFVVFRTGSFFPFTGNSSNTAEHSRRRTVNSPVVFVGLDGCSMRNHSEPIWVSLRHLSPGSDAVAAHWSLKGPDKLGGWSQEGCQLVRSDSSTSTMRCSLLSNYAVLQEVPDFPSSPPTVRVLHPVVYACTAVLLFCLFTIIITHILHHSSICISRKSWHTLLNTCFHIAMTTAIYAGGISLTSYPLVCQAVGIALHYSSLSTLLWIGVSARVIYKEAVWRMPRQPDGESPVPPTQRPMLRFYLIADGVPLIICGITAAVNVNNYGDNSPYCWLVWRSSLGSFFVPAGLVVLVTWIYFLCTVFRLRHRGAEECTGTTLSSPVTESQPALAGSTSLLSTDSVAGPVHPVMSPEDQYSLKTQFSVLVATHFLFVALWWCAAMAVWLTGHTSLLFSCLYGIVATVLGVFLVVHHCFRRQDVQASWLACCPGYHRPHPMSTYTHTCTTGSGVQTSEQGSQLFINCHPPGDSHNSSSARSSSTPSGISSVAPGPCKLTNLLQVTQDNPNGTSRVPTGNNTSTSTDNITKPTNNINSTVPGHPQRRKASSRTKQGSSQYYHRGEGRGHYRLKALRAAGGGGSLGALGPTGLEHLSSSHAVYKQATSENGSIHHSLSENQASMLTNGKRVGESVATSPSEGSDGGSSGSRKPFPLLPSMASRVAMQNAQRRCASRDNLKLAASAETKRCSYPLNGDTTTVPGATGQNGTLKKSVLELEQDMSGTDQSQSSVGMKSGLWKSETTV, encoded by the exons GGACCTCAAGCACAACTTAATCAGCACCATCATGCCTGGAGCCTTCCAAGGCCTCTCTGAGCTTCGGAAACT TGACCTTTCCAACAACCGCATTGGCTGCCTGACTGCAGACATGTTCCAGGGGCTGAACGGTCTTACTAAACT GAACCTCTCTGACAACATCATATCAACCATGAATCCAGGAGTGTTTGAAGAGTTGCCGTCCCTCAAACTAGT GAACTTCAACTCAGACTACCTTACATGTGACTGCGGGCTGCGATGGGTGCCGAGCTTCTTTCGCAGCAGTTCAGCACGGTTGGGGGACGATACCCTGTGTGCCTACCCCAGGAGCCTGAGAGGAAAGCCGCTGCGTGGACTAAGGGAAAGCCAGTTGAGCTGTG ATGGTCCTCTGGAGCTGCACACCATGTCCCTGCTGCCGTCTCAACGTCAGGTGGTCTTCAAAGGCGATCGGCTGCCCTTCCACTGCACTGCTGCTTTGGTGGACAAGATGACCACTTTACATTGGCATCACAATGGTCAGCCAGTGAACTCTGATCCAGAAATGGGTGTCCAGCTGGAGAACAGTGCCGTGCATGACTGCACCTTTATTACCAG TGAGCTTATTCTATACAATGTACATGTGGAGGCCAGTGGAGAGTGGGAGTGTGTGGTTTCCACTGGGCGGGGCAACACCTCTCTCACAGTTGAGATAGTGGTGCTGGAGAACAGTGCCTCCTTCTGTCCAGAAGATAAAGTTGTCAACAACCGTGGGGAGTTCAG GTGGCCAAGAACTCTAGCAGGTATCACCTCCCATCAGTACTGCCTGCAGCTGCGTTACCCTTCCCTGTCTGTTGAGGAAGGTATGGCACAGAAAAAAGCCTCTCGCTATTGTGACCGCACTGGAAAATGGCAGGATGGCGACTACTCAAACTGTCACTACACCAATGACATCACTCGTGTCTTGCATACCTTCATCCTG AGGCCCATCAATGTATCCAATGTTGTCACAGTGGCGTATCAAGTGCGCACGTACACAATGGAGGCTGCAAGTTTTACTGACTCAGTCGATGTGCTGTATATGGCACAAATTATGGAGAAGTTTATGGAATATGTGATACAGATGCAAGAG TTGTTGGAAGTGATGATTGAAATGGGCAGTAACCTGATGCAGGTAGATGACCAGATCCTCGCTCTGGcccagagagagaagagagcctGTAGCTCCATAGTCTACTCCCTTGAGACACTGGCCTGGTCCCAGCTACACAGTAATGCTCAAGATTTCTCCATG GTGTCTAAGAACATCGTGATGGAAGCCTATCTAATTCGGCCTGCCCACTTCACTGGTATAACCTGTACTGCATATCAGCGGCATGAGGTGTCTGCAGGCAACCTGGGAATGGAAATGTCAGAGTCTGTCCATGaacagcagcttcatttccACTGTAGCACTGGTGCCCATAACACCTCCCTCAACAATTTTTCCCTAAAG AATTCTGTAGCCCTGGCCTCGGTGACTCTTCTTCGAGCTTCTCTGTTTGCTTCTGATGCTGCAGCAGACTGTAAACTGCAGTTTGTAGTCTTTCGAACAGGCAGCTTTTTTCCTTTCACCGGGAACTCAAGCAACACCGCTGAACACTCCCGCAGACGCACTGTCAACAGTCCTGTTGTCTTTGTAGGCCTAG ATGGTTGTAGCATGCGGAACCACTCAGAGCCCATCTGGGTGTCACTCCGCCACTTGTCTCCTGGTAGCGATGCTGTGGCAGCCCATTGGAGCCTTAAGGGACCAGATAAGCTGGGAGGCTGGAGCCAGGAGGGTTGCCAGTTGGTCCGCAGTGACAGCAGCACCTCCACGATGCGCTGCTCTCTGCTGAGTAACTATGCTGTGCTGCAG GAGGTGCCTGACTTCCCCAGCTCCCCACCCACTGtaagggtgctccatccagtggTCTATGCCTGCACTGCAGTTCTCCTCTTTTGCCTCTTTACTATCATCATTACACACATACTACACCACAG TTCGATATGCATATCAAGAAAAAGTTGGCACACGTTGCTGAATACCTGCTTCCACATTGCAATGACAACAGCAATCTACGCAGGCGGCATAAGCTTAACCAGCTATCCATTAGTTTGTCAAGCA GTGGGCATTGCCTTGCATTATTCCTCACTGTCAACCCTGCTGTGGATTGGAGTCAGTGCCAGGGTGATTTACAAAGAGGCTGTGTGGAGAATGCCACGGCAGCCAGATGGAGAGTCTCCTGTTCCACCTACGCAACGACCTATGCTCAG GTTCTATTTGATAGCTGATGGTGTTCCTCTCATCATTTGTGGGATCACTGCAGCTGTCAATGTTAACAACTATGGAGACAACAGCCCTTA CTGCTGGCTGGTCTGGCGCTCCAGTCTGGGGTCTTTCTTTGTCCCTGCTGGCCTGGTGGTGTTGGTGACCTGGATCTATTTCCTGTGCACTGTTTTTCGCCTGAGGCACCGAGGGGCCGAAGAATGCACAGGAACCACTCTGTCTTCTCCTGTGACTGAGAGCCAACCTGCGCTGGCAGGAAGTACCAGCCTGCTCTCCACAGACTCAGTGGCAGGACCTGTACACCCTGTTATGTCTCCAGAGGATCAGTACTCACTGAAGACACAGTTCTCTGTGCTGGTGGCcacccacttcctgtttgtggctCTGTGGTGGTGTGCAGCCATGGCAGTGTGGCTTACTGGTCACACTAGCCTGTTGTTTAGCTGTCTCTATGGGATAGTTGCCACAGTTTTGGGGGTTTTCCTGGTGGTGCACCACTGCTTCCGGCGACAAGATGTGCAGGCCTCTTGGCTGGCTTGTTGCCCAGGCTATCACCGCCCCCACCCAATGTCTACCTACACACATACCTGCACTACTGGGAGTGGGGTGCAGACGTCCGAACAGGGATCCCAGCTTTTTATCAACTGCCACCCACCTGGTGACTCTCATAACTCTTCTTCAGCTAGATCATCATCCACACCAAGTGGGATCAGCAGTGTGGCCCCAGGGCCTTGCAAGCTCACCAACCTGTTGCAGGTGACACAAGACAATCCAAACGGCACTTCACGTGTCCCTACAGGCAACAACACTAGCACCAGTACTGACAATATCACCAAgccaacaaacaatattaattcCACAGTCCCAGGACATCCCCAAAGAAGGAAAGCAAGCAGCAGAACTAAACAAGGGAGTAGTCAGTATTATCATCGGGGTGAGGGCAGAGGTCACTATCGTCTCAAAGCTCTAAGGGCTGCTGGAGGTGGGGGCAGTCTTGGAGCTTTAGGGCCTACAGGTTTAGAGCACCTCAGTTCATCACATGCTGTTTACAAACAGGCCACAAGTGAGAATGGAAGCATTCACCACAGCCTCTCAGAGAACCAGGCCAGCATGCTGACAAACGGGAAACGGGTGGGAGAATCAGTTGCTACCAGCCCCTCGGAGGGAAGTGACGGGGGCAGCAGCGGGAGCCGCAAACCCTTCCCACTGCTGCCATCTATGGCCAGCCGAGTGGCCATGCAAAACGCTCAGAGACGATGCGCCAGCAGAGACAATTTAAAACTGGCGGCATCTGCAGAAACTAAGCGCTGCTCCTACCCTTTGAACGGTGACACTACCACTGTACCAGGGGCCACCGGCCAAAATGGCACCCTGAAAAAATCGGTGTTAGAGCTGGAGCAGGACATGAGCGGCACAGACCAATCACAGAGCTCCGTTGGAATGAAGAGTGGTTtgtggaaaagtgaaaccacagtGTAA